One window from the genome of Bradyrhizobium xenonodulans encodes:
- the ldtR gene encoding transcriptional regulator LdtR: MMKAVATAADTAERVSGQQGSVQSLYLEALTLVERLHRRLLDVIKDEFDRRGRADINSVQALLLYNIGDKELTAGELRTRGYYLGSNVSYNLKKLVELGFLDHQRSRVDRRSVRIRLTPQGQEVRRIVDSLYQKHVKTVEQVGGISGEEFSTLNKSLHRLERFWTDQILYRL; the protein is encoded by the coding sequence ATGATGAAAGCCGTCGCAACTGCGGCAGATACCGCAGAGCGCGTCTCCGGCCAGCAGGGTTCGGTGCAGTCGCTCTATCTGGAAGCTTTGACTCTGGTGGAGCGGCTGCATCGCCGGCTCCTCGACGTCATCAAGGACGAGTTCGATCGCCGCGGCCGCGCGGACATCAATTCGGTGCAGGCGCTTCTGCTCTACAACATCGGCGACAAGGAGCTGACTGCGGGCGAGCTGCGCACGCGCGGTTACTATCTCGGCTCCAACGTCTCCTACAATCTGAAGAAGCTCGTCGAGCTCGGTTTTCTCGATCATCAGCGCTCGCGCGTTGACCGCCGCTCGGTGCGCATCCGCCTGACGCCGCAGGGCCAGGAAGTCCGCCGCATCGTCGACTCGCTCTACCAGAAGCACGTCAAGACGGTGGAGCAGGTCGGTGGCATTTCGGGCGAGGAGTTCTCCACGCTCAACAAGTCGCTGCACCGCCTCGAGCGGTTCTGGACCGACCAGATCCTGTATCGCCTCTGA
- a CDS encoding DUF6163 family protein, with amino-acid sequence MSEISTRDAARDGASARDAVRDNARDNAMSVAAISSERQESDDNVWTRRLVLFLRVMALLSILKGLYHWAQVTGFVGGEDEAFENQSMAWQAATVYFAVIELVAAVGLWLATPWGAVVWLTTVVSMAVIELMFPGIYGGSLVVVGVEAFMLAAYLALAWMAARERPP; translated from the coding sequence ATGTCCGAGATCTCCACCCGCGATGCGGCCCGCGACGGCGCCAGTGCCAGGGACGCCGTCCGAGACAATGCCAGAGACAATGCCATGTCGGTGGCGGCGATCTCGTCGGAGCGCCAGGAGTCCGACGACAATGTCTGGACACGGCGGCTCGTGCTGTTCCTGCGGGTGATGGCGCTGCTCTCGATCCTGAAGGGTCTCTATCACTGGGCGCAGGTCACGGGCTTCGTCGGCGGCGAGGACGAGGCGTTCGAGAACCAGTCGATGGCCTGGCAGGCCGCGACCGTCTACTTCGCCGTGATCGAGCTCGTCGCCGCGGTCGGGCTCTGGCTGGCAACGCCCTGGGGCGCGGTGGTCTGGCTGACCACCGTGGTGTCGATGGCGGTGATCGAGCTGATGTTCCCCGGCATCTACGGCGGCAGCCTGGTCGTGGTCGGTGTCGAAGCCTTCATGCTCGCCGCCTATCTCGCGCTCGCCTGGATGGCCGCGCGGGAACGGCCGCCGTAG
- the glyA gene encoding serine hydroxymethyltransferase — MTSAQTASAPDSFFTASLEQADPEIAAAIKGELGRQRHEVELIASENIVSRAVLEAQGSVMTNKYAEGYPGARYYGGCEWVDVAENLAIDRAKKLFGANFANVQPNSGSQMNQAVFLALLQPGDTFMGLDLAAGGHLTHGSPVNMSGKWFKAAHYTVRREDQIIDMDAVAKQAEEVKPKLIVAGGSAYSRAWDFKRFREIADSVGAYLLVDMAHFAGLVAGGVHASPVPYAHITTTTTHKSLRGPRGGLMLWNDEALTKKFNSAIFPGLQGGPLMHVIAAKAVAFGEALRPDFKVYAKNVVENARALAEAMKGHGFDIVSGGTDNHLMLVDLRPKGLKGNASEKALVRAAITCNKNGIPFDPESPFVTSGIRLGTPAATTRGFGVAEFQQVGGMIAEVLNAIAQSSDGKAPLVEAAIKERVKALTDRFPIYQ, encoded by the coding sequence ATGACCTCAGCCCAAACCGCCTCCGCGCCCGATTCGTTTTTCACCGCCTCGCTCGAGCAGGCCGACCCGGAAATCGCCGCCGCCATCAAGGGCGAGCTCGGCCGGCAGCGCCACGAGGTTGAGCTGATCGCCTCCGAGAACATCGTCAGCCGGGCCGTTCTGGAAGCGCAGGGTTCGGTGATGACCAACAAATACGCAGAGGGTTATCCGGGCGCGCGCTACTATGGCGGTTGTGAGTGGGTCGACGTCGCCGAGAACCTCGCGATCGATCGCGCCAAGAAGCTGTTCGGCGCCAATTTCGCCAACGTGCAGCCGAACTCCGGTAGCCAGATGAACCAGGCGGTGTTCCTGGCGTTGCTCCAGCCCGGCGACACCTTCATGGGCCTCGATCTGGCGGCAGGCGGCCATCTCACCCACGGCTCGCCCGTCAACATGAGCGGCAAGTGGTTCAAGGCCGCGCACTACACCGTGCGCCGCGAGGACCAGATCATCGACATGGACGCCGTCGCCAAGCAGGCCGAGGAGGTCAAGCCGAAGCTGATCGTCGCCGGCGGCTCGGCCTATTCGCGGGCCTGGGACTTCAAGCGCTTCCGCGAGATCGCGGACAGCGTCGGCGCGTACCTGCTGGTCGACATGGCGCACTTTGCCGGCTTGGTCGCCGGCGGCGTGCACGCTTCGCCGGTGCCGTATGCCCATATCACCACGACCACGACGCACAAATCGCTGCGCGGTCCGCGCGGCGGCCTGATGCTGTGGAATGACGAGGCGCTGACCAAGAAGTTCAATTCTGCGATCTTCCCGGGCCTGCAGGGCGGCCCCCTGATGCACGTGATCGCGGCGAAGGCGGTCGCCTTCGGCGAGGCGCTGCGTCCGGATTTCAAGGTCTATGCGAAGAACGTCGTCGAGAACGCCAGGGCGCTGGCCGAGGCGATGAAGGGCCATGGCTTCGACATTGTCTCCGGCGGCACCGATAACCATCTGATGCTGGTCGACCTCCGGCCGAAGGGCCTGAAGGGCAACGCCTCGGAGAAGGCGCTGGTTCGCGCCGCCATCACCTGCAACAAGAACGGCATTCCCTTCGACCCCGAGTCGCCGTTTGTCACCTCCGGTATTCGTCTCGGCACGCCGGCGGCGACGACCCGCGGCTTCGGCGTCGCCGAATTCCAGCAGGTCGGCGGCATGATCGCCGAGGTCCTGAACGCGATCGCGCAGTCCTCCGACGGCAAGGCGCCGCTGGTCGAGGCCGCGATCAAGGAACGGGTCAAGGCGCTCACCGATCGGTTCCCGATCTATCAGTAA
- the nrdR gene encoding transcriptional regulator NrdR → MRCPNCNSLDTQVKDSRPTEDSSVIRRRRVCVACNFRFTTFERVQLRELTVIKRNGRRVPFDRDKLMRSVSISLRKRQVEPERVEKMVSTIVRELETGGEAEISSEVIGETVMEHLRTLDDVAYVRFASVYRNFREAKDFADVLGELSGEEEARLAAIRK, encoded by the coding sequence ATGCGCTGCCCGAACTGCAACAGTCTCGATACGCAGGTAAAGGACTCGCGTCCGACCGAAGATTCTTCCGTGATCCGCAGGCGGCGCGTGTGCGTCGCCTGCAATTTCCGCTTCACCACCTTCGAGCGCGTGCAGCTGCGCGAGCTCACGGTGATCAAGCGCAACGGCCGCCGCGTGCCGTTCGACCGCGACAAGCTGATGCGCTCGGTGTCGATCTCGTTGCGCAAGCGGCAGGTCGAGCCGGAGCGGGTGGAGAAGATGGTCTCCACCATCGTGCGCGAGCTCGAGACCGGCGGTGAGGCCGAGATCTCCTCGGAGGTGATCGGCGAGACCGTGATGGAGCATCTGCGCACGCTCGACGACGTCGCCTATGTGCGCTTTGCTTCCGTCTATCGCAATTTCCGCGAGGCGAAGGATTTCGCCGACGTGCTCGGCGAGCTCTCCGGTGAGGAGGAAGCGCGGCTCGCCGCGATCCGCAAATGA
- a CDS encoding RDD family protein produces MSYSDSGNAWRNDGGAQPHAYDPDLHPELFRGVATRRAFAFLIDLVIISVPVILGYVFIFVFGVVTLGVGFLLFGIAWPASVVWAIVYCGACIGGSSSATIGMRLMDLELRTWYGAPGYFVLGATHAVLFWVTVSFLTPFVVLVGPFNGRRRLLHDFVLGTVVINNSVRAPVPQAARTY; encoded by the coding sequence ATGTCTTATTCGGATTCGGGCAACGCCTGGCGCAATGACGGCGGAGCGCAGCCGCACGCCTATGACCCCGATCTGCATCCGGAGCTGTTCCGCGGCGTCGCGACGCGGCGGGCGTTCGCCTTCCTGATCGACCTGGTCATCATCTCGGTGCCGGTGATCCTCGGCTATGTCTTCATTTTCGTGTTCGGCGTGGTTACGCTCGGCGTCGGCTTTCTGCTGTTCGGGATCGCCTGGCCGGCCTCCGTGGTATGGGCCATCGTCTATTGCGGCGCCTGCATCGGCGGCTCGTCGTCGGCCACGATCGGCATGCGCCTGATGGATCTGGAGCTGCGCACCTGGTACGGCGCGCCCGGCTACTTCGTGCTCGGTGCCACCCATGCCGTGCTGTTCTGGGTGACGGTCTCGTTCCTGACGCCCTTTGTGGTGCTGGTCGGCCCGTTCAACGGCCGCCGGCGCCTGCTGCACGATTTCGTGCTGGGGACGGTCGTGATCAACAATTCCGTCCGCGCGCCCGTGCCGCAGGCCGCAAGGACCTACTAA
- a CDS encoding arginyltransferase codes for MTQHSRDTPQFYLTAPSPCPYLPGRHERKVFTHLVGERAGDLNDLLTHGGFRRSQSIAYRPACDQCRACVSVRVVANEFRPSRNFRKVMARNADIIGEQRSAVPTSEQYSVFRAYLDARHRHGGMADMTVLDYAMMVEDSHVETRIIEYRKRGPDSGITGRGEELIAVALTDVLSDGLSMVYSFFEPSQVSRSMGTFMILDHIARARRQGLPYVYLGYWIDGSKKMDYKARFLPQQRLAPSGWLRIDAQGDTASEPQD; via the coding sequence TTGACCCAGCACTCGCGCGACACCCCCCAGTTTTACCTCACGGCGCCCTCCCCGTGCCCGTACCTGCCGGGCCGGCATGAGCGCAAGGTGTTTACGCACCTCGTAGGCGAGCGCGCCGGCGACCTCAACGACCTCCTGACCCATGGCGGATTCCGCCGCAGCCAGTCGATCGCCTACCGGCCGGCCTGCGACCAGTGCCGCGCCTGCGTCTCGGTCCGGGTCGTCGCCAACGAGTTCCGCCCCTCCCGCAACTTCCGCAAGGTGATGGCGCGCAACGCCGACATCATCGGCGAGCAGCGCAGCGCGGTGCCGACCTCCGAGCAATATTCGGTGTTCCGCGCCTATCTCGACGCCCGCCATCGCCATGGCGGCATGGCCGACATGACCGTGCTCGACTACGCCATGATGGTCGAGGACAGCCACGTCGAGACCCGCATCATCGAGTATCGCAAGCGCGGCCCCGACAGCGGCATCACCGGCCGCGGCGAGGAGTTGATCGCGGTGGCGCTGACCGACGTGCTCAGCGACGGCCTGTCGATGGTCTATTCGTTCTTCGAGCCGAGCCAGGTCAGCCGCTCGATGGGCACCTTCATGATCCTCGACCACATCGCCCGCGCACGGCGCCAGGGCCTGCCTTACGTCTATCTCGGCTACTGGATCGATGGCTCCAAGAAGATGGACTACAAGGCCCGCTTCCTGCCGCAGCAGCGCCTCGCGCCCTCCGGCTGGCTGCGCATCGACGCACAAGGCGACACGGCGTCCGAGCCGCAGGATTAG
- the hemB gene encoding porphobilinogen synthase: MAIKYGRPIELREVSRGTGTAVPHALDLTVRPRRNRKAEWARRMVRENVLTTDDLIWPLFLIDGHNKREQVASMPGVERLSVDQAVREAERAMKLTIPCLALFPYTDPSLRDEEGSEATNPDNLVCQAVRAIKQEFPEIGILCDVALDPFTSHGHDGLISDGKILNDETVAVLVRQALVQAEAGCDIIAPSDMMDGRVAAIREGLDRSGLLDVQIMAYAAKYASAFYGPFRDAIGSAKTLTGDKRTYQMDSANTDEALREVELDIAEGADMVMVKPGMPYLDVVRRVKDTFAMPTFAYQVSGEYAMIAAAANNGWLDGERAMMESLLAFKRAGADGVLSYFAPKVAERLRTQG; the protein is encoded by the coding sequence ATGGCGATCAAATACGGACGTCCGATCGAATTGCGCGAGGTTTCGCGCGGGACCGGCACGGCCGTGCCCCATGCCCTCGATCTGACCGTCCGCCCGCGCCGCAACCGCAAGGCCGAATGGGCCCGGCGGATGGTGCGCGAGAACGTCCTCACCACCGACGATTTGATCTGGCCGCTGTTTTTGATCGACGGCCACAACAAGCGCGAGCAGGTCGCCTCGATGCCGGGCGTCGAGCGCCTCAGCGTCGACCAGGCCGTGCGCGAGGCCGAGCGCGCGATGAAGCTGACCATCCCCTGCCTCGCGCTGTTTCCCTACACCGACCCGTCCCTGCGCGACGAGGAAGGCTCGGAAGCGACCAACCCGGACAATCTGGTCTGCCAGGCGGTGCGCGCGATCAAGCAGGAATTTCCGGAGATCGGCATCCTCTGCGACGTCGCGCTCGATCCCTTCACCAGCCACGGCCATGACGGCCTGATTTCCGACGGCAAGATCCTGAATGATGAAACAGTCGCCGTGCTGGTGCGCCAGGCCCTGGTGCAGGCCGAAGCCGGTTGCGACATCATCGCGCCCTCGGACATGATGGACGGCCGCGTCGCCGCGATCCGCGAGGGGCTGGATCGCTCCGGCCTGCTCGACGTGCAGATCATGGCCTATGCGGCCAAATACGCCTCCGCCTTCTACGGCCCGTTCCGCGACGCCATCGGCTCGGCCAAGACGCTCACCGGCGACAAGCGCACCTACCAGATGGACAGCGCCAACACCGACGAAGCGCTGCGCGAGGTCGAGCTCGACATCGCCGAGGGCGCCGACATGGTGATGGTGAAGCCGGGCATGCCCTATCTCGACGTGGTCCGCCGCGTGAAGGACACGTTCGCGATGCCGACCTTCGCCTACCAGGTCTCCGGCGAATACGCGATGATCGCTGCGGCCGCGAACAACGGCTGGCTTGACGGCGAACGCGCGATGATGGAGAGCCTGCTCGCCTTCAAGCGCGCCGGCGCCGATGGCGTGCTGAGCTATTTTGCGCCGAAGGTCGCGGAGAGGCTGCGCACCCAAGGATAA